From the genome of Plasmodium reichenowi strain SY57 chromosome Unknown, whole genome shotgun sequence, one region includes:
- a CDS encoding glideosome-associated protein 40, putative — MKFEKFNIPEWSDIERYFKDPELLTAEILFVALTLCNVFVMYRLFLDVIPYPIFVTWWQLAQGLLVAYVCGELGREFPKFAYFPKVEINENMLKVLFVPSIFYCLMLVLSNYLLYKTPCIASYPVLVSFTVVFHHLTRFIGCGEEYMPLRWKSIVFLLAAFIIGCFDSKTTGKGVIVWALLYALFSAIFRAGFMQKIMHLVDGKGNTLHNNQHLLGVLILPVLILLTGELSVFVHMPYDITSLHTWQMWGCLITVGTLPFIKNVISNRLVRRTGQGPWRFLEIISIILVFFIGMTYNAPSFKGYLAILCVIIGRSLGAFDVLLNASDYMHAEDERKRKNPRASYAKSRQGTQASKPFLSSADNEEDEESSFSSNDSKSYQGSQDYDDKESVNSSSQQYSVHKGTSHMDSSSNQTSHGVISADEGRGEHSRAATFKSKSKLSRNYSSKQHEMLDSQA; from the coding sequence ATGAAGTTTGAAAAGTTTAATATACCAGAATGGAGTGATATCGAAAGATATTTTAAAGACCCTGAGCTACTTACTGCAGAGATATTATTTGTAGCTTTAACATTATGTAACGTTTTTGTTATGTATCGTTTATTTTTAGATGTAATTCCGTATCCAATATTTGTGACATGGTGGCAGTTAGCTCAAGGATTATTAGTTGCTTATGTATGTGGTGAATTGGGTCGTGAATTTCCCAAATTTGCTTATTTTCCAAAAGTTGaaattaatgaaaatatgtTGAAGGTATTATTTGTACCatcaatattttattgtttgATGCTTGTATTATCcaattatttattatacaaaaCACCATGTATAGCATCATATCCAGTGTTAGTAAGTTTTACGGTTGTTTTTCATCACTTAACTCGTTTTATTGGTTGTGGAGAAGAATACATGCCGTTGAGATGGAAATCAATAGTGTTTTTATTGGCTGCTTTTATAATTGGTTGTTTCGATTCGAAAACAACAGGAAAGGGTGTTATTGTATGGGCTTTATTATATGCATTGTTTTCAGCAATATTTAGAGCAGGTTTTATGCAGAAAATTATGCATTTAGTAGATGGTAAAGGAAATACTTTACATAACAATCAACATCTTTTAGGTGTACTTATATTACCTGTACTTATATTGTTAACAGGAGAATTAAGTGTATTTGTACACATGCCATATGACATTACATCATTACATACTTGGCAAATGTGGGGTTGTTTAATAACTGTTGGTACCTTAccttttataaaaaatgtcATATCAAATAGATTGGTAAGAAGAACAGGACAAGGACCATGGAGATTTCTTGAAATTATATCCATAATTcttgtattttttattggTATGACATATAATGCACCATCATTCAAAGGTTATTTAGCTATATTATGTGTAATTATTGGAAGATCTTTAGGTGCTTTTGatgttttattaaatgCATCAGATTACATGCATGCAGAAGAcgaaagaaaaagaaaaaatcCACGAGCTAGTTATGCCAAAAGTAGACAAGGAACACAAGCCTCAAAACCATTCCTGTCATCAGCTgataatgaagaagatgAAGAAAGTTCATTTAGCTCCAATGATAGCAAAAGTTATCAAGGATCACAAgattatgatgataaagAAAGTGTAAACAGTAGCTCACAACAATATAGTGTACATAAAGGAACTAGCCATATGGACAGTTCATCAAATCAAACAAGTCACGGAGTTATCTCAGCTGATGAAGGTAGAGGAGAACATTCAAGAGCAGCAACATTCAAATCAAAATCAAAATTATCTAGAAATTATTCATCAA